Below is a window of Mycolicibacterium chitae DNA.
GCAGACCGACTACGGGTGATTCGGCGGGCGCTGACCGAACTGCCGCGGCGGCGCCGGAACCGGGTTCGCGCCGTCGCCGGTGCCGTAGACCGCGACCACCACGCTGCGGTCGGGGACCAGGTTCTCCGACCAGACGCCGATGTCGACGTTGGCGCAGTCGTGCATGATCGCGTGGTAGTCGGGCCGGTACCACCATTGGTTGAGGATCTCGACGCCGCTGATGGCCAGCGCCGGGTTGATCGCCACGGTCTCCGACACCGCGCCCTGGTAGCCGGCCTTGCGGGCGCGGTCGGCCACGGTCGAACCGTCCGAGCCGATGTCGCCGTCGAGTGCGCGGTTGTGCAGCACGTCGTTGGTGTGCCACTGGGCGGCCAGGCGCAGCTTCGGATTGATCTTGATCTTGGTGTCGCAGCCGGCGCGCTCGTGCATGGTGTAGACGTTGGCCACGACGCCGTCGTTGAGCCGACGGTTGTCGGCTCCGGCGACCGGTGCGGCCACCGAGGCGAAGGCCATCGCCGTCACCACACCGAACGCGGACCCTGCCGCGACACTGCGCATCCTCATGCGCAGGGAGATTACGCGAGTGCCCACCCGGACACAGCCGATTGGTCCCTCAGCCGAACTGCCGCGGCCCCACCGGGGCCGGGCCGGCGGCATCCCCGTGGCCGTACACGGCCACCAGCACGCTGCGGTCCAGGCTGTTCACCGACCACACCCCGATGTCGGTGTTGCCGCAGTCGGACATGGTCGCGTGGTAGTCGGGCCGGTAGAACCACTGGTTCATGATCTCGACGGCGTTGATGGCCAGCGCGGGGTTGATGGCGACGGTCTCGGCGACCTCGCCCTCGTAGCCGGCGGCGCGGGCCCGGTCGGCCACGGTCGAACCGTCCGAGCCGATGTCGCCGTCGAGCGCGCGGTTGTTCAGCACGTCGTTGGCGTGCCACTCGGCGGCCAGCCGCAGCTTCGGGTTCACCCGCACCATGGGTTCGATGTCGTAGTCGTCGGCGCAGCCGTTCTTCATCATCATGGTGTGCACGTTGGCGACGATGCTGTTGTTGAGGCGCTTGTTGTCGGCCGCGGCCGTCGGGGCCGCCAGCACTGTGACCGCGCTCAGAGCTGTGACCGCAAACATGATCGGGGCGGTGCGTGTGGTCCGTCTCATCTGGCCGATCTTAAAGGTCAGTCCGACTGCGTCCACCAGGCGGTCGGTTGGCGGGTGTGCCAACCGTTGACCGCCTCGAGCGCGGCGGCCAGCGAGATCAACAGCGGTTCGCTGTTGGCCGGTCCCATCAGCTGCACGCCGATCGGCAGACCGCCGTCGGCGAACCCGGCCGGAATATTGATCGACGGCCACCCCAGGACGTTCCACGGCCAGGTCGCCGGGCACGCGGCGATCATGGTGCGGTCGGTGCCGAGCCCCCCGAGGTCGTCGAACGCGTCGACGCGCAGCGGCGGCTGGGCGGTGGTCGGGGCGACGATCACGTCGACGGTGTCGAAGATCGCCCCGACGCGCCGCTGCGCCACGGCCTCGTGCCGGCGCGCCCGGCGCAGTACCTGTTCGGAGAGCACCCGGCCCATCCGCAGGTTGGCCCTGGTCCGCGGGTCCAGTTCGGCCGCGTCGCCCATCCGGTGCGCCCAGTCCAACAATCCCGAGGTCGAGCGGGACAGGAAACTCCACGACAGGCGCAGCCCGTAGTCCGGGTTGCCGGTCATCACGGTGTGCCCGAGTTCGCCGAGCTGATCGCCGACCCGCTCGAGCGCGGCGCGGATCTGCGGGTCCAGCTTGGCGCGAAATCCGGTGAACGGGAACCGGGTCGACAGCGCGACGCGCAGCGCGCCGGGGGCGGTGCCGACCGCCTCGAAGGCCGCGATCGGCGGCGGCTGATGCAGGTCCCCGGCCGCGTTGCCGGAGACCGCGTCGAGCACCAGTGCGGCGTCGGCGACGGTGTGGGCCAGCACGCCGTTGACGGTGATGCCGTTGAAGGACTCCGGCAGCGGCCAGGTGGAGATGCGGCCGCGCTGCGGTTTGATGCCGACCAGGTTGGTCCACGCGGCCGGGATGCGCACGCTGCCGGCGCCGTCGGAACCGATGGCGGCGGGCACCAGCCCGGCGGCCACCGCCGCGGCGCTGCCGCCGGAGGACCCGCCCGGAGTGTGGTTGGCGGACCACGGGTTTCGGGTGTGCCCGAACGCCGGTCCGCTGGTGAACGGCCACTGGCCGAACTCGCAGGTGTTGGTCTTGCCGACGATCACCGCGCCGGCCGCCCGCAGCCGGCGGACCACCTCGGAGTCCGCGGTCGCCGGCGGTACGGGCCCCGAGGTGCCGAAAGCCGTTGGCGCACCGGCCACATCGACGTCGTCCTTGACCGCGATGGGGATGCCCAGCAGCGGGGACCGGTCGCCGGCGGCGCGGCGCCGGTCGGCCTCGGCGGCCTCGGCCAGCGCCGAGGCCGCCAGCACCACCCGAAACGCGTTCAGCCGGGGCTGGCTGGCCTCGATGTCCCGCAGCGACTGCTGTACCAGGTCCACCGCGGTCGCGGCGCCGCTGGCCAATTGGAAGCGCTGATCGGAGACGGTGGGATAGCGGTGTGTGAGGCGCATTGTGTCTTCGACCCTACTGAGCGCGGGTGCGGTGCCCTCCCGGCGTGTCCGGCGCGCCAAGTGGATCTGGTCGTCGCGGCAAGGGACACTGGTCCGATGCGGCTTTATCGGGATCGGGCGGTTGTGCTGCGCCAGCACAAGCTCGGCGAGGCCGACCGCATCGTTTCGCTGCTCACCCGCGACAACGGGTTGGTGCGCGCGGTCGCCAAGGGGGTGCGACGCACCCGCAGCAAGTTCGGCTCCCGGCTCGAGCCGTTCGCGCACATCGACGTCCAGCTGCATCCCGGCCGCAACCTCGACATCGTCACGCAGGTGGTGTCCATCGACGCGTTCGCCTCCGACATCGTCAGCGACTACGGCCGCTACACCAGCGCGTGCGCCGTGCTCGAGACCGCCGAGCGGCTCGCCGGCGAGGAGCGGGCCGCGGTGCCGGCCCTGCATCGGCTGACCGTGGCGGCGCTGCGCGCCGTCGCCGACGGGAACCGGCCCCGGGAACTGGTGCTCGACGCCTACCTGCTGCGCGCGATGGGGATCTCCGGCTGGGCGCCGGCGTTGACCGAATGCGCCCGCTGCGCTGCCCCCGGCCCGCACCGGGCTTTTCACGTCGCCGCCGGTGGCAGCGTGTGCGTGCACTGCCGGCCGTCCGGGTCCAGCACCCCGCCGCAGGGTGTGCTGGATCTGATGGCGGCCCTGAACGACGGCGACTGGGCGCACGCCGAGGCGTCCCCGTCGAACTACCGCAGCCAGGCCAGCGGTCTGGTGGCCGCGCACCTGCAGTGGCATCTGGAGCGGCAGCTGCGGACATTGCCGCTGGTGGAGCGCGGTGAGCGGGGTGTGCCCGGCGGTCTTGGGACGGCCCTCGAACAGCGCCTCGCCGCGGTCAGGCAGGATGTGCCCCATGGCTTTGAAGAGGGAAGGAAAGCAGGCCCAGGCGGACTGCCCCCAGCTGCCGCCGGCGCCTGAGGACTACCCGACCTTTCCCGACACCTCGACATGGCCGGTGTTGTTCCCCGACCTGCCCGCGGCCCCCGACGGCGGGCCGCGCCGACCGCCGCAGCACACCTCCAAGGCCGCGGCGCCGCAGATCCCCGCCGACCAGCTGCCCAACCACGTGGCGCTGGTGATGGACGGCAACGGGCGCTGGGCCAAGCAGCGCGGCATGGCCCGCACCGAGGGGCACAAGATGGGCGAGGCCGTGCTCATCGACATCACCTGCGGGGCGATCGAACTCGGGATCAAGCACCTGTCGGTGTACGCGTTCTCCACCGAGAACTGGAAGCGCAGCACCGAGGAGGTGCGCTTCCTGATGGGCTTCAACCGCGAGGTGGTGCGGCGCCGCCGCGAGGCCCTGGACATCATGGGCGTCAACATGCGCTGGGTGGGATCGCGCCCGCGGATGTGGCGCAGCGTCATCAAGGAATTCGACATTGCCGAGGAGATGACCATCGGCAACGACACGATCATCGTCAACTACTGCGTCAACTACGGGGGACGCACCGAGATCGTGGAGGCCACCCGCGAGATCGCCCGGCAGGCCGCCGAGGGCAAGCTGAAACCGGACAAGATCGACGACGACACCATCGCGCAGCACCTGCACCGGCCCGACATCCCGGACGTGGACCTGTTCATCCGGACCTCGGGGGAGCAGCGGGCCAGCAACTTCATGCTGTGGCAGTCGGCGTATGCCGAGTACGTCTTCCAGGACAAGCTGTGGCCGGATTACGACCGCCGCGACCTGTGGGCGGCCTGCGAGGAGTACGTCTCGCGCAACCGGCGGTTCGGCAGGGCCTGATGTCCGAAGCCTCGCTGACCCAACGCTTGTCGTCCGCGCTCGCCGACGTCGCGAACGTCGTCGAGGAATCCGACGGCGCGCTGACCGTCAGCCAGGCCGGGGCGGTGGCCTCGCTGCGGGTGGTGACCATCGCCGAGGGTCTGGAGATGGTCTCGTTGACCCAGCCGCTGGCGTGGGATCTGCCGTTGAACGCCAAGCTGCGCGCGGCGGTCGCCGAGCACGCCGCCCACACCGTGCTGGGCACGGTCGCGCTGATCGAGAAGGCCCCCGAGCAATCCTCGGCGAAGCATGCGGGCACCCCGGCCAACGGCGACTCGGTGACCAGTGCGCGCCGGCGCACGCCGAGCAAGAAGGTCGCCGACGTGATGCTGCGCTACAACTTTCCGGGGGCCGGCCTGAGCGACGACGCGCTGCGCACCCTGATCCTCATGGTGTTGGCCGCCGGTTCCGACGTGCGCCGCGCCCTGCTGAACTAGCGGCAGGCCCGGCAGGTGCCAAAGATCTCGATGGTGTGGCTGACGTCGGAGTAGTCGTGCTGCACAGCCATTTCCGCGGCCCACGCCTCCACCTCGGGGCCGTCGACCTCCACCGTCGCGCCGCAGTGCCGGCAGACCAGGTGATGGTGGTGATGCGAGGAGCAGCGCCGGTACACCGATTCGCCGGTGTCGATGCGCAGGGTGTCGACCAGGTTGGCCGCCGACATCGACTGCAGGGTGCGGTAGACGGTGGTCAGCCCGATGTTCTCGCCGCGGCGTCGCAACTCGTCGTGCAGTTCCTGGGCGGTGCGGAATTCGTCGACGCTGTCGAGCAGTTCGGTGATGGCCGCGCGCTGCCGGGTCGCGCGGGTGGGCCGGGCCGCCGTCATGGGTGGTCCTCGGCGGCGTGGGCGACCGCGTCGACGACGATGTGGGCCAGGTGGTGATCGACCAGCCGGTAGAGCACCTCGCGCCCGGAGCGCTCACCGGCCACGACGCCGGCGGACTTGAGGATGCGCAGATGCTGGCTCACCAGCGGCTGCGGCACGCCGAGGGCGTCGACGAGTTCGTGCACGCAGCGGCGCGACTCGCGCAGTTGCAGCACGATCGCGATGCGCACCGGGGCGGCCAGCGCCCGCAGGATGTCGCCGGCGGCGTCCAGGGTTTCCCGCTCGGGCAGTTCCGGGAAGGGTTCGTCGGAGTGCGGATGGTGTAGTTCGTCGGTCGACGTCGACATGCTGGCCACCTCCCGAGTCTATTGGAAACGATTTTCAATACCAGGTTGCCACTGTTTCATGCAGTCTCACGCATGTCAAAGGCTTCGGTCGAACGCGCCCGTGCGTGTCGGTCGGTGCCGCTACCGTCGCTGCCATGAATCCTCTGGAGATCATCGTCCGCGGTCACGCCCGGCAGCGCTACCCGGCGGAACGCGCGAGCGTCGGGCTGTCCGCCACGTTGGAGGGCGGCGAGCGCGAGGACGTGTACCGCCGCGCCGTCGCCCTGGCCGAGCCGTTGGGCGAGGACCTGCGGCGGTGCCAGGACGCCGGGGCCGTGACGCGGTGGAGCAGCGACCAGTTGCGGGTGTACAGCTACCGGCCGTACTCGGAGACCAAGACCCGCCGGCTGCGCTACCGGGTGGCCATCAAGTTCGATGCCGAGTTCACCGATTTCGAGCAGCTCTCGGCGTTCCTGGATCGCTGGGCGGTCTCCGACGGCGTTGAGGTGGGCTACACCCGCTGGGACGTCACCGAGGACAACCGCCGACAGTACGAGGCGCAGCTGCGCCGCGACGCGGTCGGCGACGCCACCGCCAAGGCCCAGGCCTACGCCGACGCCGCCGGCCGCGGCAAGGTCGTCGCGGTGCAACTATCCGACCCGGACATGCTCGACACCGGCCACCGAGCGGGCCCGCGCGTGATGGCGATGGCCGCGCTCGCGGACTCCGCGGGGGCCCCGGAGCTCGATCTGCAGCCCGACGACATCGAGCTCTCGGTGTCGGTGGATGCGCGATTCCTGGCCGAGTAGGGAAGCCCGCTGAATCCGATTGCGGTGCTCCTCACCGCCTCGTGCCTCGGCGGTTTCGTCGCGCCGCTAGGCTAGCCGGGTTGCATCCCCCCAGACAGGAGAGCTTTTCCCGTGGCGTCCGTCATCGATTCCGTCGTCAACCTGGCCAAGCGGCGCGGCCTGGTCTATCCCTCCGGCGAGATCTACGGCGGCACCAAGTCCGCCTGGGACTACGGACCGCTGGGTGTGGAGCTCAAGGACAACATCAAGCGCCAGTGGTGGAAATCGGTCGTCACCAGCCGCGATGACGTCGTCGGCCTGGACTCCTCGATCATCCTGCCGCGCGAGGTGTGGGTCGCCTCCGGTCACGTCGACGTGTTCCACGACCCGCTGGTGGAGTGCCTGAACTGCCACAAGCGGCACCGGCAGGACCACATGCAGGAGGCCTACGCCGAGAAGAAAAAGCTCGACGATCCGGACTCGGTGCCGATGTCGGAGATCGCCTGCCCGGACTGCGGCACCAAGGGGCAGTGGACCGAGCCGCGCGAGTTCAACATGATGCTCAAGACCTACCTCGGCCCCATCGAGTCCGAGGAGGGCATGCACTACCTGCGGCCCGAGACCGCCCAGGGCATCTTCGTCAACTTCGCCAACGTGCTGACCACCGCCCGCAAGAAGCCGCCGTTCGGCATCGGCCAGATCGGCAAGAGCTTCCGCAACGAGATCACCCCGGGCAACTTCATCTTCCGCACCCGCGAGTTCGAGCAGATGGAGATGGAGTTCTTCGTCGAGCCGTCGACGGCCAAGCAGTGGCACCAGTACTGGATCGACACCCGGTTGCAGTGGTACGTCGACCTCGGCATCGAGCGCGACAACCTGCGCCTCTACGACCACCCCCGGGAGAAGCTGTCGCATTACTCCGACGGCACGGTCGACATCGAGTACAAGTTCGGTTTCCAGGGCAACCCGTGGGGTGAGCTGGAGGGCATCGCCAACCGCACCGACTTCGACCTGTCCACGCACTCAAAGCATTCCGGTGCCGAGCTCACGTTCTACGACCAGGCCAGCGACACCCGCTACACGCCGTACGTCATCGAACCCGCGGCGGGCCTGACCCGGTCGTTCATGGCGTTCCTGGTCGACTCCTACACCGAGGACGAGGCCCCCAACGCCAAGGGCGGGGTCGACAAGCGCACCGTGCTGCGGCTGGACCCGCGGCTGGCGCCGGTCAAGGCCGCGGTGCTGCCGCTGTCGCGGCACGCCGACCTGTCGCCGAAGGCCCGCGACCTGGCCGCCGAGTTGCGCCAGCTGTGGAACATCGAGTTCGACGACGCCGGCGCGATCGGTCGCCGCTACCGCCGCCAGGACGAGATCGGCACGCCGTTCTGCGTGACGCTGGACTTCGATTCGCTCGAGGATCAGGCGGTCACCATCCGCGAGCGCGACAGCATGTCGCAGGAGCGCGTCGCGCTGTCCGAGGTATCGAACTACCTGGCCGTGCGGCTCAAGGGCTGCTGACCGCTCGTCACATCCGGCCGTCTCACATCCGGCCGTAGCGGCTGCGGACAAAGCTGTAGGCGCCGAAGGCCGCGAGGCCCAGAGCCGCCGCGACCAACAGGACCTTCCCGAACGGGGCCGCGCCGACGATCTTGACCGCGGCGTCGAGGCCGGTGGCCTTCGA
It encodes the following:
- a CDS encoding ArsR/SmtB family transcription factor is translated as MSTSTDELHHPHSDEPFPELPERETLDAAGDILRALAAPVRIAIVLQLRESRRCVHELVDALGVPQPLVSQHLRILKSAGVVAGERSGREVLYRLVDHHLAHIVVDAVAHAAEDHP
- a CDS encoding decaprenyl diphosphate synthase, whose translation is MALKREGKQAQADCPQLPPAPEDYPTFPDTSTWPVLFPDLPAAPDGGPRRPPQHTSKAAAPQIPADQLPNHVALVMDGNGRWAKQRGMARTEGHKMGEAVLIDITCGAIELGIKHLSVYAFSTENWKRSTEEVRFLMGFNREVVRRRREALDIMGVNMRWVGSRPRMWRSVIKEFDIAEEMTIGNDTIIVNYCVNYGGRTEIVEATREIARQAAEGKLKPDKIDDDTIAQHLHRPDIPDVDLFIRTSGEQRASNFMLWQSAYAEYVFQDKLWPDYDRRDLWAACEEYVSRNRRFGRA
- a CDS encoding amidase, whose protein sequence is MRLTHRYPTVSDQRFQLASGAATAVDLVQQSLRDIEASQPRLNAFRVVLAASALAEAAEADRRRAAGDRSPLLGIPIAVKDDVDVAGAPTAFGTSGPVPPATADSEVVRRLRAAGAVIVGKTNTCEFGQWPFTSGPAFGHTRNPWSANHTPGGSSGGSAAAVAAGLVPAAIGSDGAGSVRIPAAWTNLVGIKPQRGRISTWPLPESFNGITVNGVLAHTVADAALVLDAVSGNAAGDLHQPPPIAAFEAVGTAPGALRVALSTRFPFTGFRAKLDPQIRAALERVGDQLGELGHTVMTGNPDYGLRLSWSFLSRSTSGLLDWAHRMGDAAELDPRTRANLRMGRVLSEQVLRRARRHEAVAQRRVGAIFDTVDVIVAPTTAQPPLRVDAFDDLGGLGTDRTMIAACPATWPWNVLGWPSINIPAGFADGGLPIGVQLMGPANSEPLLISLAAALEAVNGWHTRQPTAWWTQSD
- the recO gene encoding DNA repair protein RecO — encoded protein: MRLYRDRAVVLRQHKLGEADRIVSLLTRDNGLVRAVAKGVRRTRSKFGSRLEPFAHIDVQLHPGRNLDIVTQVVSIDAFASDIVSDYGRYTSACAVLETAERLAGEERAAVPALHRLTVAALRAVADGNRPRELVLDAYLLRAMGISGWAPALTECARCAAPGPHRAFHVAAGGSVCVHCRPSGSSTPPQGVLDLMAALNDGDWAHAEASPSNYRSQASGLVAAHLQWHLERQLRTLPLVERGERGVPGGLGTALEQRLAAVRQDVPHGFEEGRKAGPGGLPPAAAGA
- a CDS encoding CAP domain-containing protein — protein: MRRTTRTAPIMFAVTALSAVTVLAAPTAAADNKRLNNSIVANVHTMMMKNGCADDYDIEPMVRVNPKLRLAAEWHANDVLNNRALDGDIGSDGSTVADRARAAGYEGEVAETVAINPALAINAVEIMNQWFYRPDYHATMSDCGNTDIGVWSVNSLDRSVLVAVYGHGDAAGPAPVGPRQFG
- a CDS encoding SIMPL domain-containing protein; its protein translation is MNPLEIIVRGHARQRYPAERASVGLSATLEGGEREDVYRRAVALAEPLGEDLRRCQDAGAVTRWSSDQLRVYSYRPYSETKTRRLRYRVAIKFDAEFTDFEQLSAFLDRWAVSDGVEVGYTRWDVTEDNRRQYEAQLRRDAVGDATAKAQAYADAAGRGKVVAVQLSDPDMLDTGHRAGPRVMAMAALADSAGAPELDLQPDDIELSVSVDARFLAE
- a CDS encoding CAP domain-containing protein; this translates as MAFASVAAPVAGADNRRLNDGVVANVYTMHERAGCDTKIKINPKLRLAAQWHTNDVLHNRALDGDIGSDGSTVADRARKAGYQGAVSETVAINPALAISGVEILNQWWYRPDYHAIMHDCANVDIGVWSENLVPDRSVVVAVYGTGDGANPVPAPPRQFGQRPPNHP
- a CDS encoding glycine--tRNA ligase encodes the protein MASVIDSVVNLAKRRGLVYPSGEIYGGTKSAWDYGPLGVELKDNIKRQWWKSVVTSRDDVVGLDSSIILPREVWVASGHVDVFHDPLVECLNCHKRHRQDHMQEAYAEKKKLDDPDSVPMSEIACPDCGTKGQWTEPREFNMMLKTYLGPIESEEGMHYLRPETAQGIFVNFANVLTTARKKPPFGIGQIGKSFRNEITPGNFIFRTREFEQMEMEFFVEPSTAKQWHQYWIDTRLQWYVDLGIERDNLRLYDHPREKLSHYSDGTVDIEYKFGFQGNPWGELEGIANRTDFDLSTHSKHSGAELTFYDQASDTRYTPYVIEPAAGLTRSFMAFLVDSYTEDEAPNAKGGVDKRTVLRLDPRLAPVKAAVLPLSRHADLSPKARDLAAELRQLWNIEFDDAGAIGRRYRRQDEIGTPFCVTLDFDSLEDQAVTIRERDSMSQERVALSEVSNYLAVRLKGC
- a CDS encoding Fur family transcriptional regulator, whose product is MTAARPTRATRQRAAITELLDSVDEFRTAQELHDELRRRGENIGLTTVYRTLQSMSAANLVDTLRIDTGESVYRRCSSHHHHHLVCRHCGATVEVDGPEVEAWAAEMAVQHDYSDVSHTIEIFGTCRACR